The sequence below is a genomic window from Salvia miltiorrhiza cultivar Shanhuang (shh) unplaced genomic scaffold, IMPLAD_Smil_shh original_scaffold_275_2, whole genome shotgun sequence.
GAAAAggtaaaaagataaaatatgGTGTAACTCATTTTAAAAAAgtaaacatatactccctccgtccacgaaatattgCCCTACTTACCCATTTTTCCTTGTCCACAAAGTAATgccctactctgctttttgtaccACTACACCCTTTCTTCTTTCATTTATTTACCATCAATtgtcactaatggacccaccatacaacaacttatttcatttttatattctactttattacactttattactagtggacccaccacacaacacctttaacactttagtcaactacctttatcactttagtcaactacccttatatttcacttACAACcactttatcagctttcttaaaacctgtgccgaaCAGTAAATGGGGCAAtactttgtggacggagggagtactatgaaacaatccaaaaaagaaatatagaCACGGAGAGAGTACGTGGTAACATATATAGTTTACAATTTGTATGGTTCTTAGAAAATGgctatattttacttttttaggGGGGCTacattttacttttgttatggCAAATAGCCTATAATTAAAGTTTCATGTTATAAACATAAGACGTTGACGGGCTGATCAACATTACTCGCCAATCATGTGCAGCGCTAGCTGTTGCTTGTTAAGGCTATGTTCAGTTCCGAGATCTTAAGAGTAGCATAGCATAGGCATCTCAGTTCTTACATTTATAATAATATCCCATGTTAATAATAGTGTAACCACATGCAATAGTTATTAATCCAACAACCCTTTTTTCGGTCAAcccttaaatttaaaataaaactttAGAAACATGCACGAACTTCCTCTGACCTAGCAAAAATGTAATGTAATCTTTTAAAATGAGGATTTTCGAATAAGATGTgagatttttaaataaaatctcaaaatagcaaaaattagggattgaactatttattttatcattaaCTTGCATAATGTAATGTTgatattgattttaaattttagtaatttatAGAGTGGTTCTGGCTGAAAGCCTGAAAATATCTCTACATAGATATCTCCACATGTGTACTTAAATATAACAAACCCGAGTGGGTTTTCACAAAGTAGACAGCATCATTGTGTGTCGTACTTTGTCcttaataattttttcaatCATGGATGTCTCATTACAGAGTATTTTGGTTTTCGGTTAGCAAAGTTTTGGTGAAACCATTATTGTCCGATCCTTGTGAATATTTATTGTTTTTGCACCGCGCACCACATGGTCCCTTGTGCCTCATCATAAATCTCACTTAattcattttctctctcatctctctctctccccctcttCTGTTTGCGAGAAACAGATATGTGGGATCGCTGCAAAGCATTATGAGAGCCCGAAACTTGGATCTGCTGAATGTATGGGCCCTCGCATTGGCCCTCCTTATTCGGGCCGGATCGTTCGGGCTCAACACTGACGGCGTGCTCTTGCTGTCGTTCAAATACAGCATCACAGCCGATCCATTCCAAGCTCTGCGGAGCTGGAATGCCAACGACGACACGCCGTGCTCGTGGAACGGCGTCACCTGCGGAGCTCCGGGCTCCGGCGAGGCCTATTTCCGTGTTACGGGCCTATCCCTCCCCGATTCCGGCCTCCGCGGCTCCCTCCCCGCCACTCTCGGCATGATCGACCACCTCCAAAACATCAATCTCTCCAACAATTCCATCAACGGTTCCATCCCTTCCACTTTGTTCTCTGTTTCGGAGCTCGAATTTTTTGACTTGTCCAGCAATTTTCTCTCCGGCACCCTGCCGGAGCCCCTCGGAGAGCTTCGGAATCTCCGGCTTCTCAATCTCTCCGACAATGCTCTGGTAGGAAAACTGCCCCTCAATCTGACCGCGACTCCGAATTTAACAGCCGTTTCTTTGAAGAATAACTACTTTTTCGGCCCCATTCCTGGGAAGATCGAGTCAATTCAAGTCTTAGATCTGTCTTCCAACTTGATCAACGGATCTCTGCCGCCGGACTTGGGCGGCCCTAGTCTTTCTTATCTGAACGTTTCATATAACAGGCTCTCAGGCAATATCCCGCCGGAATTCGCTACCCAAATTCCGCCCAACGCAACCGTGGATCTCTCACACAACAACCTCTCAGGCCCGGTTCCGGCGTCTGATCTTTTCCTCCACCAAGCAGCGGACTCACTCTCCGGAAACCCTGAATTATGCGGGGAGCCGCTTCAAAACCCGTGCCCTGCTCCATCTCCCGACGTAAATGGAATTCCGCCGGCCGATTCTCCTCCGGCAATCGCCGCCATTCCGAAAACCATAGCCTCCAATCCGTCGACGGGAGGCGTCGCTTCACGAGGGAAAAAGACTGGTTTGAGGAGGGGAACGATCGTCGCAATAGTCCTGGGAGACGTCGCCGGAATCGCAATCCTCGCAATCATCTTCCTCTACGTGTTGTACGCGAGGAAGCGAAGAAGAAGGAAAGCAAAAGAAAATGCGATCAAAAGGGAAGCAGAAAGCGCCAAGGAGTTCGACTGGGCGTCGTCGGAGTCAGCCCCGGCGCAACAACAGAGGTGGCTGGGAACGTGGACTTGCTTGAAAAAGCCACGACATGCCGCCGCCGATGAAGATAAGGATTCAAGCTCGAACTCATCCACAGACTCCTCCGAGAAAGAAGAAGGCGCCCCAGACGAGAGGGGGGCGCTGGTGACGGTGGACGGCGAGAAGGAGCTGGAGGTGGAGACGCTGCTGAAGGCGTCGGCCTACATCCTCGGGGCGTCGGGCTCGAGCATAATGTACAAGGCCGTGCTCGGAGACGGCACCACACTCGCCGTCAGGCGCGTCGGGGAAAGCGGGGTCGAACGGTTCAAGGATTTCGAGAATCAAGTTCGAGTGATAGCCAAATTGGTGCACCCGAATTTGGTCAGGATTCGAGGCTTCTATTGGGGCGCCGACGAGAAGCTTGTGATCTACGATTATCTGCCTAATGGTAGCCTTGCCAATGCCCGTCACAGTAAGTCCCTCTTAATTTACAGTAACTAAAATTATTCAGCTCTCcataattttcttggttatgtGATTATGCATTGTCACCATCGAGATTCTATTATTTGGATTCGCTCCACATAAAAACATTTAGCTATAACGGTCCCGATTGCTTGATTTGTCCAATTTATTACAGTCTGCTCACTAACCTACAAATCGAAACAGATTCCATCGCCATTTTTTATTTGGGATCCTATCTCTATCCTACTTTTAGTCTCCCACTTTTGATCCCTTTTTACATTCTTTTAGTTTCTTTCCCACTTTTTCCTTCAGTTTTAGCTTTGTGTGCTATAGTATAATTTTGTTCtttgttaattaattagaaTTGTTTGTACCATATTAGGTTAGATAATTtgttaacatttaatttaaattttttactattataatttattatttcataaatagctagtatatttttttttgacatttaCTTTAAACgataaaaattactaattactatTGTATCATAGTAATTTCTAACAAATTCTCTAAATACTAGAAAATTGTTGGGACATAGCATGCGTAATCCATTTTTCAGTAGTCGGAAAGTCAAGTCTCTGCTAATGTGCGCGGGCCGGCGGAAGACTGGGAGTTTAGACTGTGGAGCAGTTATAACTAAAACCAACCtaattttgttttaaataaTTGCAAGTCAAATTTCAAAACCTGGCTCACTGCGCATGGTAGCTATGTGTGTGCACCGGTAATTAATAACCATATCATGTGTAGTCATCTGCACGGAAAGTGACAAGCCCTTTTTGTTGCTAAGCtgctctttttctttttttttggttgtgtgTGGTGACTTTCAGGAAAAGCTGGATGCTCGCCTTGTCCTTTACCATGGGAAATGCGGCTCAGGATAGCAAAAGGCGTGGCACGTGGGCTATCTTACATCCACGAAAAGAAGCACGTACATGGAAACCTCAAGCCCAGTAACATTCTTCTGGGCGCAGACATGGAGCCCAAGATAGGAGATATTGGGCTAGAAAGGCTGGTGGCGGGCGATATCGGCGGCTCAAAGGCCGGCGGGTCGGCACGGAACCTCGGCAGCAAGAGATCGACCGCGTCGCGCGAGAGCTTCCAAGATCTGGCTACACCGAGCCCTAGCTCGAGCGCGATAGGCCTCTCGCCTTACCACGCGCCCGAATCCCTTAGGAGCCTCAAGCCCCATCCGAAGTGGGACGTGTTCTCGTTCGGCGTGGTGTTGCTCGAGCTGTTGACCGGAAAAGTCATCGTGTCCGATGAAATGGGACCCGGACTAGCGTTATTCGGATCTTCCACGTCAGCAGAGGACTACGACAAGGGCAAAGTTTTGAGAGCGGCTGACGTGGCGATCCGTGCGGAGATGGAGGGGAAGGAGGATGCCTTGTTGGTTTTGCTGAGATTAGGGTATAGTTGCATATCACCTGTGCCACAAAAGAGACCATCAATGAAAGAGGCTCTTCAAACACTTGACAAGTTTCc
It includes:
- the LOC131003852 gene encoding probable LRR receptor-like serine/threonine-protein kinase At4g37250, with the protein product MRARNLDLLNVWALALALLIRAGSFGLNTDGVLLLSFKYSITADPFQALRSWNANDDTPCSWNGVTCGAPGSGEAYFRVTGLSLPDSGLRGSLPATLGMIDHLQNINLSNNSINGSIPSTLFSVSELEFFDLSSNFLSGTLPEPLGELRNLRLLNLSDNALVGKLPLNLTATPNLTAVSLKNNYFFGPIPGKIESIQVLDLSSNLINGSLPPDLGGPSLSYLNVSYNRLSGNIPPEFATQIPPNATVDLSHNNLSGPVPASDLFLHQAADSLSGNPELCGEPLQNPCPAPSPDVNGIPPADSPPAIAAIPKTIASNPSTGGVASRGKKTGLRRGTIVAIVLGDVAGIAILAIIFLYVLYARKRRRRKAKENAIKREAESAKEFDWASSESAPAQQQRWLGTWTCLKKPRHAAADEDKDSSSNSSTDSSEKEEGAPDERGALVTVDGEKELEVETLLKASAYILGASGSSIMYKAVLGDGTTLAVRRVGESGVERFKDFENQVRVIAKLVHPNLVRIRGFYWGADEKLVIYDYLPNGSLANARHRKAGCSPCPLPWEMRLRIAKGVARGLSYIHEKKHVHGNLKPSNILLGADMEPKIGDIGLERLVAGDIGGSKAGGSARNLGSKRSTASRESFQDLATPSPSSSAIGLSPYHAPESLRSLKPHPKWDVFSFGVVLLELLTGKVIVSDEMGPGLALFGSSTSAEDYDKGKVLRAADVAIRAEMEGKEDALLVLLRLGYSCISPVPQKRPSMKEALQTLDKFPISSFS